From the genome of Arthrobacter alpinus, one region includes:
- a CDS encoding MFS transporter — protein MTASAITRNPTSQRRIAFATIIGTTIEWYDFFIYATSAGLVFAHLFFKPAGEEIGVLLSFATVGISFLFRPLGAFLAGHYGDRIGRRAMLVITLVLMGVATMLIGLLPTYAQIGIAAPVLLLLLRILQGLSAGGEWGGAVLMAVEHAPANRRGRAGSWPQLGVPLGFLLASGITALMTGVISPGDAYLEWGWRVPFLLSFVLIIVGFVIRRTVEESPVFTELARRGKQKNVPVVTLFRRHWYLVILAALVFAGNGTLGYMTTGGFLNRYAITVQNLATTSVLVAASVGAVVWFFSTLAAGYMADVIGRRNTFLIGFALQAAIVFPIFWLVGNGGLPGLYFALVLISTSLGLTYGPLAAWYAEIFPASIRFSGVSITYAIGAILGGAFAPMIAQMLLETTGSTTAISTYLLTASLLGGVATLCLRDRSGIALEADNEAEQASGATMFTSRAVAQEFSGKR, from the coding sequence ATGACCGCTTCTGCTATCACCAGAAACCCCACTTCCCAGCGGCGAATAGCATTCGCCACGATCATCGGCACCACCATCGAGTGGTACGACTTCTTCATCTATGCGACGAGCGCAGGGCTCGTGTTCGCACACCTCTTCTTCAAGCCGGCCGGCGAGGAGATCGGCGTGCTGCTGTCCTTCGCCACGGTCGGAATCTCCTTCCTCTTCCGCCCGCTTGGAGCATTCCTCGCCGGGCACTATGGTGATCGCATCGGTCGGCGCGCGATGCTCGTCATCACGCTCGTGCTCATGGGGGTTGCGACGATGCTCATCGGCTTGCTGCCCACTTATGCCCAGATCGGTATCGCCGCGCCGGTCCTCCTGCTACTCCTTCGCATCCTCCAGGGCCTTTCCGCCGGTGGCGAGTGGGGCGGAGCAGTACTCATGGCCGTCGAGCACGCTCCCGCCAATCGCCGCGGCCGCGCTGGTTCCTGGCCGCAGCTCGGAGTCCCCCTTGGTTTCCTCCTCGCATCAGGCATAACGGCTCTCATGACCGGCGTAATTTCTCCGGGCGACGCCTACCTCGAGTGGGGTTGGCGTGTGCCGTTCCTCCTGAGCTTCGTGCTCATTATTGTGGGCTTTGTGATCCGCCGAACGGTCGAGGAGAGCCCGGTGTTCACTGAGCTCGCCAGGCGAGGCAAACAAAAGAATGTCCCGGTCGTGACACTGTTCAGGCGCCACTGGTACCTGGTAATCCTCGCCGCGCTCGTGTTCGCGGGCAACGGCACACTGGGCTACATGACCACTGGCGGGTTCCTCAACAGGTACGCGATCACAGTGCAGAACCTCGCCACCACGTCGGTGCTCGTGGCGGCATCAGTGGGAGCGGTGGTGTGGTTCTTCTCGACCCTGGCAGCCGGCTACATGGCCGATGTGATCGGGCGGAGAAACACCTTCTTGATCGGCTTCGCGTTGCAGGCGGCCATCGTCTTCCCAATCTTCTGGCTCGTCGGCAACGGCGGACTTCCAGGCCTCTACTTCGCGCTCGTCCTCATTTCGACCAGCCTTGGCCTGACCTACGGCCCCTTGGCCGCGTGGTACGCCGAGATCTTCCCGGCGTCGATCCGCTTCTCGGGAGTTTCGATCACCTATGCAATCGGAGCGATCCTCGGCGGGGCTTTCGCGCCCATGATCGCGCAGATGCTGCTCGAGACCACGGGCTCGACAACGGCAATCTCCACATACCTCCTCACCGCTTCCCTCCTCGGGGGCGTTGCGACTTTGTGTCTACGGGATCGCTCCGGAATTGCGCTGGAAGCCGACAACGAGGCCGAGCAGGCGAGCGGAGCCACGATGTTCACCTCGCGTGCAGTCGCCCAGGAGTTCTCCGGAAAGCGATAG
- a CDS encoding FAD-dependent monooxygenase, whose translation MVSHTTRIAVIGGGMGGLTAAIALTRIAGVQVTVFEQASKLGEVGAGVTVAPNAQRVLDKLGVLEQVKRVGAIPDGHGVYQDAMGNLVTDAAWEDSGRQYQNIGMYRPDLINVLAQEVDPESIRLDHRIASVQTLESGVRLAFENGAYEDFDAVVGADGIHSVVRKSVMQYPDPVYSGYIVYRGVVDASLLPDDWRMISQVWMGNQRHFMCYPLQNRKLFNFVAGVPSDRPLNGPWSGPAGVSELAAEFAGENWDPKLQRFISAIEKTFWWGLFDHEPLTNWSHGSITLLGDAAHTMLPHQGQGVNQAIEDSMALAIFLKAADSPADIPEAFRRYTSVRMQRTAILQHGSRRAGAMFDAQYEFADLKKRDADLRVGRDFRRSAVFDYDAQKVAEKALTRFRKVQFA comes from the coding sequence ATGGTTAGTCACACCACCAGAATCGCGGTCATCGGCGGCGGGATGGGCGGACTCACGGCCGCAATCGCTCTGACGCGGATCGCAGGCGTCCAGGTCACCGTGTTCGAACAGGCCAGTAAGCTCGGTGAAGTGGGCGCAGGCGTCACAGTAGCACCCAATGCCCAGCGAGTGCTCGACAAGCTTGGCGTGCTTGAGCAGGTCAAACGTGTGGGAGCGATCCCGGATGGACACGGTGTCTACCAGGACGCCATGGGCAACCTTGTCACCGACGCGGCCTGGGAAGACTCGGGGCGGCAATATCAAAACATCGGAATGTATCGGCCAGACCTCATCAATGTTCTGGCTCAGGAAGTCGACCCCGAATCAATTCGCCTTGACCATCGAATCGCGTCGGTTCAGACGCTAGAATCCGGCGTTCGTCTAGCATTTGAGAACGGAGCATACGAAGACTTCGATGCCGTGGTCGGCGCGGACGGTATCCACTCTGTGGTGCGTAAATCTGTGATGCAGTATCCGGATCCCGTCTACTCCGGATACATCGTCTACCGCGGAGTCGTTGATGCGTCCCTCCTTCCCGACGACTGGCGCATGATCAGCCAGGTATGGATGGGCAATCAGAGGCACTTCATGTGCTATCCGCTGCAGAACCGCAAGCTCTTCAACTTCGTCGCTGGCGTCCCCAGCGACCGGCCTCTGAATGGGCCCTGGTCTGGACCAGCGGGGGTGAGTGAACTCGCGGCAGAGTTCGCGGGGGAGAACTGGGACCCGAAGCTCCAACGGTTCATCTCGGCCATCGAGAAAACCTTCTGGTGGGGCCTGTTCGACCACGAGCCCCTCACCAATTGGTCGCACGGGTCGATCACGCTCCTCGGCGATGCAGCGCACACGATGCTGCCGCACCAGGGGCAGGGAGTGAACCAGGCGATCGAAGACAGCATGGCCCTTGCCATTTTCCTGAAAGCGGCAGACAGCCCAGCGGATATCCCCGAAGCCTTCAGGCGCTACACCTCGGTTCGCATGCAGCGCACCGCAATCCTGCAGCACGGTTCCCGGCGAGCCGGAGCCATGTTCGACGCGCAATATGAATTCGCGGACCTCAAGAAGCGCGACGCCGACCTACGTGTTGGTCGGGATTTCCGCCGAAGCGCGGTATTCGACTACGACGCGCAGAAAGTCGCCGAGAAGGCGCTCACACGATTCAGGAAGGTCCAGTTCGCATGA
- a CDS encoding NADPH-dependent F420 reductase, giving the protein MTSISIIGSGKMSSAIAEVATRAGASIQIIRRSTSSSSGDRPNVTYGALGDELTGDLVVLAVPYNAYPSILEFYRERLRDKVVVDISNPIDFTTYDELKSPADSSTAAELAKQLPEGAEVVKAFNVNLGDTLTAGTNGTTTTTVLFAGDYAEAKIAVADLIEASGMRAVDVGPLSRARELEAMGFLQIVLSALGKTRNESGFTLLQ; this is encoded by the coding sequence ATGACATCAATCAGTATTATCGGAAGCGGCAAGATGAGCTCGGCGATTGCGGAAGTTGCAACACGGGCCGGGGCGAGTATCCAGATCATCAGACGAAGTACTTCGAGCTCGTCCGGGGATCGTCCGAATGTCACGTACGGAGCTTTGGGAGATGAGCTGACCGGAGACCTCGTAGTGCTCGCGGTACCGTACAACGCCTATCCGAGCATTCTCGAGTTCTACCGGGAGAGGCTCAGGGACAAGGTCGTCGTTGACATCAGCAACCCCATCGATTTCACCACCTACGATGAGTTGAAGTCACCGGCTGACTCCTCCACAGCCGCCGAGCTCGCCAAGCAGCTCCCCGAAGGCGCGGAAGTAGTGAAAGCCTTTAACGTCAATCTTGGCGACACCCTTACCGCAGGCACGAACGGCACTACGACCACGACCGTCCTGTTCGCTGGAGACTACGCAGAGGCGAAAATCGCAGTTGCGGACCTTATCGAGGCATCGGGAATGCGTGCGGTTGACGTTGGGCCACTGTCGCGGGCGAGGGAACTCGAGGCCATGGGTTTCCTCCAGATCGTGTTGTCAGCCCTCGGGAAGACACGCAATGAGTCAGGATTCACTCTGCTGCAGTGA
- a CDS encoding NAD-dependent epimerase/dehydratase family protein yields the protein MTDHQAEDHGSGGIGSDGVHVVVGAGPIGLGIAKHLTASENTVRVITLSGETRGLPASVRTAKADASDPRVLAKACQGAAVIYFAAAPPYHRWADELPAMQEGAIQAAAETGAVLVVAENLYGYGTAGTLHETHPLQPNSQKGSIRAQMSARLFGAHRASEIRAVSGRASDFFGPGVRRSQLGAQVWPNLVTGKSVWWLGDPDATHTFTYAPDFSRALVRLGAESSAWGRAWHVPSPPDVTLRQALNKAADIAAVKPPSIRKIPRLLLRAAGLIFPLAAELPEVAYQFDNPFLMDWKDYRSAFGDQATSWDTALKATLSWWEKELRS from the coding sequence ATGACAGACCACCAAGCAGAAGACCATGGCAGTGGCGGGATCGGATCCGATGGGGTGCATGTCGTGGTGGGCGCTGGCCCGATTGGCCTAGGTATCGCGAAGCATCTCACCGCATCCGAGAACACCGTGCGCGTCATCACCCTCTCAGGGGAGACCCGGGGTCTTCCTGCTTCGGTCCGCACCGCAAAGGCCGATGCCTCAGATCCACGTGTCCTAGCCAAAGCCTGCCAAGGCGCAGCGGTCATCTATTTCGCGGCTGCACCGCCTTATCACAGGTGGGCCGATGAGCTCCCTGCGATGCAGGAAGGGGCCATTCAAGCAGCAGCAGAAACCGGTGCTGTCCTGGTAGTGGCGGAGAACCTTTATGGGTACGGCACTGCCGGAACACTTCATGAGACACATCCCCTTCAGCCCAACTCCCAGAAAGGAAGCATCAGGGCGCAGATGAGCGCGAGGCTCTTCGGGGCGCACCGCGCAAGTGAAATACGGGCGGTATCAGGTCGAGCCTCTGACTTCTTTGGCCCCGGCGTCCGTCGGTCGCAGTTGGGCGCCCAAGTGTGGCCGAACCTGGTCACGGGCAAGTCCGTTTGGTGGCTTGGGGATCCTGATGCGACCCACACATTCACTTACGCCCCCGACTTCTCCCGTGCGCTGGTCCGGCTCGGAGCTGAATCTTCCGCTTGGGGCCGGGCGTGGCATGTACCGTCCCCGCCCGATGTGACCTTGCGGCAAGCGCTTAACAAGGCTGCAGACATCGCCGCGGTGAAGCCCCCCTCAATCCGTAAGATCCCGCGACTGCTCCTGCGCGCTGCAGGGCTCATCTTCCCACTGGCCGCTGAGCTGCCAGAGGTCGCATATCAATTCGACAACCCGTTTTTGATGGATTGGAAGGACTATCGCTCTGCATTCGGAGATCAGGCGACAAGTTGGGATACTGCGCTGAAGGCAACACTTTCCTGGTGGGAAAAAGAGCTCAGGTCCTAG
- a CDS encoding LysR substrate-binding domain-containing protein: MADVSLRQLELFAALPNFSTLSAAAAHLHISESALSHAVTSLEKAVGEQLCVRRKARGLTLTPAGQQFAKQARKIISDTQELVLGARQEEELRGPVKLGCYSSFATNVVPELLEGFPRRHPGVQMEIMVGTNEELLSALQAGNLDVALVYNVSLPLGYRRRKIYATQLEVHLHPSHPLASASAVNLRDLASEPYIQYEATPGTVNVTDAFTALGLEPRIKARVSQTNLVEALVGRGVGYGLLMSRPNRLPTSTEGRPVVRRPLDPPVTDSHVVGIWPEDMNLTPRAAALLNFAVEKLGGYGRERLSGGAEEVQV, translated from the coding sequence ATGGCGGATGTGAGCCTGAGACAGCTTGAACTGTTCGCGGCACTGCCGAACTTCTCCACCCTCAGCGCAGCTGCAGCCCATCTGCACATCTCGGAGTCAGCGCTGTCCCACGCTGTCACAAGTCTTGAGAAAGCTGTGGGGGAGCAACTGTGCGTGCGCCGTAAGGCGCGGGGACTCACCCTGACTCCAGCCGGCCAGCAGTTCGCGAAGCAGGCCCGCAAGATCATTTCCGACACGCAGGAGCTCGTACTGGGTGCCCGCCAAGAAGAGGAACTGCGAGGTCCCGTAAAGCTCGGCTGTTACTCGAGTTTCGCCACAAATGTGGTCCCAGAACTCCTCGAAGGCTTCCCGAGGAGGCATCCTGGGGTGCAGATGGAGATCATGGTGGGCACAAACGAAGAACTGCTCTCCGCGCTTCAGGCAGGGAACCTTGACGTGGCCCTCGTGTACAACGTGTCTCTACCTCTTGGGTACCGGCGCCGCAAAATCTACGCTACTCAACTCGAGGTCCATCTGCATCCGAGCCATCCGCTCGCGTCGGCCAGCGCCGTCAACCTCAGGGATCTCGCCAGCGAGCCCTACATCCAATATGAGGCGACCCCCGGCACCGTTAACGTCACCGATGCATTCACCGCGCTCGGTCTTGAACCCAGGATCAAAGCCCGTGTCAGCCAGACGAACCTCGTCGAGGCGCTCGTGGGCCGCGGCGTGGGCTATGGCCTACTTATGTCACGACCCAATCGGCTTCCGACAAGCACCGAGGGCCGGCCTGTAGTCAGGCGGCCCCTCGACCCGCCCGTCACGGACTCACACGTGGTCGGAATCTGGCCTGAGGACATGAACCTCACGCCGCGCGCCGCGGCACTTCTTAACTTCGCGGTGGAAAAACTCGGCGGCTATGGCCGCGAACGTTTGTCGGGAGGCGCCGAAGAGGTCCAAGTCTGA